In Stenotrophomonas bentonitica, the genomic stretch CCCCGGTGGAGGCACCCGCACGGCCCATGCCCGCGTACATGGGCCGGTAATGCACCGGCTGCGGCGTGGAAATGGACGCGTTCGGGTCGCCCATCGGCGCCACCGCGATCATGCCGCCAATCAGCACGGCCTTGGGTTTCACCCCGAAGAAGTCGGTCTTCCACAGCGCGAGGTCGGCGCGCTTGCCGACCTCGATCGAGCCCACCTCGTGCGCCAGGCCGTGGGTGATCGCCGGGTTGATCGTGTACTTGGCCACGTAGCGCTTGACCCGGAAGTTGTCGTTGCGCGCGTTGTCTTCGGGCAACGGCCCGCGCTGCACCTTCATCTTGTGCGCGGTCTGCCAGCAGCGCAGCGTGGTTTCGCCGATGCGTCCCATCGCCTGCGAGTCCGAGGACATCATCGAGAACACACCCATGTCGTGCAGGATGTCTTCGGCGGCGATGGTCTCGCGGCGGATCCGCGACTCGGCAAAGGCGACGTCCTCGGGCACCTGCGAACTGAGGTGATGGCACACCATCAGCATGTCCAGGTGCTCGTCCACGGTATTGATCGTGTACGGCCGGGTCGGATTGGTGGACGAGGGCAGGATGTTCTCTTCCCCGGCGGCAGTGATGATGTCCGGCGCATGGCCACCGCCGGCGCCTTCGGTATGGAAGCTGTGAATGGTGCGGCCCTTCATGGCGGCGAAGCTGTCGCGCACGAAGCCGCTCTCGTTGAGCGTGTCGGTGTGGATCGCGACCTGGATGTCTTCCTCGTCGGCCACAGTCAGGCAGTTGTCGATGGTCGCCGGGGTGGTGCCCCAGTCTTCATGCAGCTTCAGCCCGATCACGCCCGCGCGGATCTGCTCGCGCAGCGGCTCGGGCTGGCTCGCATTGCCCTTGCCCAGCAGGCCGATGTTGAGCGGCAGCACATCGGCGGCCTCCAGCATGCGGTGGATCGCCCACGGTCCGGGCGTCACCGTGGTAGCCAGGGTGCCCACGGTGGGGCCGGTGCCGCCGCCGACCAGCGTGGTGGTGCCGCTGGCCAGTGCCTCGTCGGCCTGCTGCGGGCAGATGAAGTGGATATGCGTGTCGATGCCACCGGCGGTGACGATGTTGCCTTCGCCGGCGATGACGTCCGTACCGGGGCCGATCACGATGTCCACGCCGGGCTGGATGTCCGGATTGCCGGCCTTGCCGATGCCGGAAATGCGCCCGTCCTTGATCCCGATGTCGGCCTTGATGATGCCCCAGTGGTCGAGAATGATCACACTGGTAATGACCACGTCGGCCACCTCGCTGGCCAGGCGTTGGCCCTGGCCCATGCCGTCGCGGATGACCTTGCCACCGCCGAAGATGACCTCTTCACCGT encodes the following:
- the ureC gene encoding urease subunit alpha; amino-acid sequence: MVTITRDAYANLYGPTKGDRVRLADTELIIEIEEDRTIYGEEVIFGGGKVIRDGMGQGQRLASEVADVVITSVIILDHWGIIKADIGIKDGRISGIGKAGNPDIQPGVDIVIGPGTDVIAGEGNIVTAGGIDTHIHFICPQQADEALASGTTTLVGGGTGPTVGTLATTVTPGPWAIHRMLEAADVLPLNIGLLGKGNASQPEPLREQIRAGVIGLKLHEDWGTTPATIDNCLTVADEEDIQVAIHTDTLNESGFVRDSFAAMKGRTIHSFHTEGAGGGHAPDIITAAGEENILPSSTNPTRPYTINTVDEHLDMLMVCHHLSSQVPEDVAFAESRIRRETIAAEDILHDMGVFSMMSSDSQAMGRIGETTLRCWQTAHKMKVQRGPLPEDNARNDNFRVKRYVAKYTINPAITHGLAHEVGSIEVGKRADLALWKTDFFGVKPKAVLIGGMIAVAPMGDPNASISTPQPVHYRPMYAGMGRAGASTGVTFVSRSALADGIGEKLKLNKHLVAVKGIRSLRKKDMIHNGLTPKLEVDPQNYQVRVDGELITCEPVDVLPMAQRYFLF